The following are encoded together in the Candidatus Cloacimonadota bacterium genome:
- a CDS encoding ABC transporter ATP-binding protein, producing the protein MTNLKIQDLSFRYTKDTAWLLENFNFETESGDIIAVKGSSGSGKTTLLNILCGVIPKMISGDFHGKVFISHEDLKNLSLPQISPKISLLMQEPENQLFFPLVELELAFGPENLLVEPEKIKRRIDDSLQKLEIEDLRFENTADLSFGQKKLIAFTSLLTLSPDIYLLDEPSAGLSDKYVQIMKNIITELSRSGKIIFIADHMEKLLEISNKEINLNNSSSEERSETGLELVTSY; encoded by the coding sequence ATGACAAACCTGAAAATTCAAGACCTGTCCTTTCGTTATACCAAAGATACTGCCTGGTTATTAGAAAATTTTAATTTCGAAACAGAATCCGGAGATATCATTGCTGTTAAAGGTAGCAGCGGATCCGGTAAAACAACCTTATTGAACATTTTATGCGGAGTGATCCCGAAAATGATCTCCGGAGATTTTCACGGAAAGGTCTTTATTTCCCATGAAGATCTAAAAAATCTAAGTTTACCGCAGATTTCTCCAAAGATCAGCTTACTTATGCAGGAACCCGAAAATCAACTTTTTTTTCCTCTCGTGGAATTGGAATTGGCTTTTGGTCCTGAAAATTTATTGGTCGAACCTGAAAAAATTAAGCGGAGAATCGATGATTCATTGCAGAAACTTGAGATCGAGGATTTGCGATTTGAAAATACGGCTGATCTATCTTTTGGTCAGAAAAAACTGATTGCTTTTACATCCCTTCTTACCTTGTCTCCTGATATTTATTTATTGGATGAACCTTCAGCAGGATTATCTGATAAATATGTTCAAATTATGAAAAATATAATAACAGAACTTTCAAGATCAGGGAAAATCATTTTTATAGCCGACCACATGGAAAAACTTTTAGAAATTTCAAATAAAGAGATAAATTTGAATAACTCGAGTTCAGAGGAGCGAAGTGAGACTGGACTTGAGTTAGTGACATCTTACTGA